A region from the Pseudomonas sp. P8_229 genome encodes:
- a CDS encoding flagellin domain-containing protein produces the protein MALTVNTNTTSLNVQKNLNNASSALSTSMQRLSSGLKINSAKDDAAGLQISNRMSSQIRGNTQAIQNANDGISVAQTAEGALQATTDILQRMRELAVKARNGTNGTADQTATNSEFAQMSDEITRISASTNLNGKNLLDGSAGTVTLQVGANTGSANHIDLVLSSKFDAASLSVGSGTLALTGTSGTAAGSAAANADNAITAIDAAIAAIGAQRASLGASQNRLTSTISNLQNITENTTAAQGRVQDTDFAAETANLTKQQTLQQASTSVLAQANQLPSAVLKLLQ, from the coding sequence ATGGCTTTAACAGTAAACACCAACACTACGTCGCTGAACGTTCAAAAGAACCTGAACAACGCTTCCAGCGCCCTGTCGACTTCGATGCAGCGCCTGTCTTCCGGCCTGAAAATCAACAGCGCCAAAGACGACGCTGCTGGCCTGCAGATCTCGAACCGTATGTCTTCGCAGATCCGTGGTAACACCCAAGCCATCCAGAACGCCAACGACGGTATCTCCGTTGCCCAGACCGCTGAAGGCGCTCTGCAAGCTACTACCGACATCCTGCAGCGTATGCGTGAACTGGCTGTTAAAGCACGTAACGGCACCAACGGCACTGCTGACCAGACCGCTACCAACTCCGAATTCGCTCAGATGTCCGACGAGATCACCCGTATCTCGGCTTCGACCAACCTGAACGGCAAAAACCTGCTGGACGGTTCGGCTGGTACTGTGACCCTGCAAGTGGGCGCAAACACCGGTTCGGCTAACCACATCGACCTGGTACTGAGCTCCAAGTTCGACGCCGCCAGCCTGTCGGTTGGTAGCGGTACTCTGGCCCTGACCGGTACTTCGGGTACTGCCGCTGGTTCTGCTGCAGCTAACGCTGACAACGCTATCACCGCAATCGACGCTGCAATCGCTGCGATCGGTGCACAGCGCGCCAGCCTGGGTGCTTCGCAAAACCGTCTGACCAGCACCATCTCCAACCTGCAAAACATCACTGAAAACACCACTGCTGCACAAGGTCGCGTACAAGATACCGACTTCGCCGCAGAGACTGCTAACCTGACCAAGCAGCAAACCCTGCAACAGGCTTCGACTTCGGTTCTGGCTCAAGCCAACCAACTGCCTTCCGCTGTACTGAAGCTGCTTCAGTAA